In one Suricata suricatta isolate VVHF042 chromosome 9, meerkat_22Aug2017_6uvM2_HiC, whole genome shotgun sequence genomic region, the following are encoded:
- the CPNE6 gene encoding copine-6 — MSDPEMGWVPEPPAMTLGASRVELRVSCHGLLDRDTLTKPHPCVLLKLYSDEQWVEVERTEVLRSCSSPVFSRVLALEYFFEEKQPLQFHVFDAEDGATSPRNDTFLGSTECTLGQIVSQTKVTKPLLLKNGKTAGKSTITIVAEEVSGTNDYVQLTFRAHKLDNKDLFSKSDPFMEIYKTNGDQSDQLVWRTEVVKNNLNPSWEPFRLSLHSLCSCDVHRPLKFLVYDYDSSGKHDFIGEFTSTFQEMQEGTANLGQEMQWDCINPKYRDKKKNYKSSGTVVLAQCTVEKVHTFLDYIMGGCQISFTVAIDFTASNGDPRSSQSLHCLSPRQPNHYLQALRAVGGICQDYDSDKRFPAFGFGARIPPNFEVSHDFAINFDPENPECEEISGVIASYRRCLPQIQLYGPTNVAPIINRVAEPAQREQSTGQATKYSVLLVLTDGVVSDMAETRTAIVRASRLPMSIIIVGVGNADFSDMRLLDGDDGPLRCPRGVPAARDIVQFVPFRDFKDAAPSALAKCVLAEVPRQVVEYYASQGISPGAPRPCTPATTPSPSP, encoded by the exons ATGTCGGACCCTGAGATGGGATGGGTGCCTGAGCCCCCAGCCATGACGCTGGGGGCCTCCCGGGTGGAGCTGCGGGTGTCCTGCCACGGCCTCTTGGACCGGGACACACTCACAAAGCCCCACCCCTGCGTGCTGCTCAAGCTCTACTCTGATGAGCAGTGGGTGGAG GTGGAGCGCACAGAGGTGCTACGCTCCTGCTCCAGCCCTGTCTTCTCCCGGGTGCTGGCCCTTGAATACTTTTTTGAGGAGAAGCAGCCCCTGCAGTTCCACGTGTTTGATGCTGAGGACGGAGCTACCAGCCCCCGCAACGACACCTTCCTCGGCTCTACAGAATGCACCTTGGGCCAG ATTGTGTCACAAACCAAGGTGACTAAGCCATTGCTGCTGAAGAATGGGAAGACTGCGGGCAAGTCCACCATCACG ATTGTGGCCGAGGAGGTATCTGGCACCAATGACTATGTGCAACTCACCTTCAGAGCCCACAAGCTGGACAATAAG GATCTGTTCAGCAAATCTGACCCTTTCATGGAGATCTATAAGACCAATGGGGACCAGAGTGACCAGCTTGTCTGGAGGACTGAG GTGGTAAAGAACAACCTGAATCCCAGCTGGGAGCCATTCCGCCTGTCCCTGCATTCCCTCTGCAGCTGTGATGTCCACCGGCCTCTCAAG TTCCTGGTGTATGACTATGACTCGAGTGGGAAGCATGACTTCATCGGCGAGTTCACCAGCACATTCCAGGAAATGCAGGAAGGAACAGCAAACCTTGGGCAGGAG ATGCAGTGGGACTGTATCAACCCCAAGTACCGGGACAAGAAGAAGAACTACAAGAGCTCGGGGACCGTGGTACTGGCCCAGTGCACG GTGGAAAAGGTGCACACCTTCCTGGATTATATCATGGGCGGCTGCCAGATCAGCTTCACG GTGGCCATTGACTTCACGGCCTCCAATGGGGACCCAAGGAGCAGTCAGTCCCTACACTGCCTCAGCCCCCGCCAGCCCAACCACTACCTGCAGGCCCTGCGTGCAGTGGGAGGCATCTGCCAAGACTATGACAG TGATAAGCGGTTTCCAGCATTTGGCTTTGGGGCTCGAATTCCCCCCAACTTCGAG GTGTCCCATGACTTTGCTATCAACTTTGACCCGGAAAACCCTGAATGCGAAG AGATCTCCGGGGTCATCGCCTCCTACCGCCGGTGCCTACCCCAGATTCAGCTCTATGGCCCCACCAACGTGGCCCCCATCATCAACCGTGTGGCGGAGCCCGCTCAGCGAGAGCAGAGCACCGGCCAAGCCACG AAGTACTCGGTGCTGCTGGTGCTCACGGATGGTGTGGTGAGCGACATGGCCGAGACACGCACAGCTATCGTGCGCGCCTCCCGCCTACCCATGTCCATCATCATCGTGGGCGTGGGCAATGCGGACTTCTCAGATATGCGGCTGCTGGATGGCGACGACGGTCCCTTGCGCTGCCCCCGAGGGGTGCCCGCGGCCCGCGACATCGTCCAGTTCGTGCCCTTTCGGGACTTCAAGGAT GCCGCACCCTCTGCGCTTGCTAAGTGCGTCCTGGCTGAGGTGCCTAGGCAAGTGGTGGAGTACTACGCCAGCCAGGGCATCAGCCCAGGGGCTCCCAGGCCTTGCACACCGGCCACGACCCCCAGCCCTAGCCCGTGA